CAAATAAATTGAACAAGTATAGAGGTGGTGCATTCGCGACATGACAAACGAAACGATTATTGTAAATGATAAAAGGATAGATTGGCTTATTGTTGAACGAGGGTTTGAAATACCCTCGTTTCATTTTGTCACAGGTGTTGAAAATGTACCTGGTCGTGCAGGTACAGTGAAAAAGTTTAGAGAGTTGGAAGGCTATGAATTTGAATTACCTTTAATTGTACGTAACGACTATTTGGCTGGACGTAAAACGCATGATGAGATATTAAACGAAATAGTTAAATTCTTTGATTATGATGAAGCGGTTAAGCTACAACTTTCTAAAAAAGATTGGTACTGGTATGCCTATTTTGATGGGCCGATTGAATTAGCAACAAATACGCAAGGTATTGTATCTTTTAAAATCAAAGTCATATTAACAGACCCTTATAAATATTCAGGGAAAGTCTATACAAACACGGCTATCAGTGATTCTGTTTCAGTCGTTAATCTAGGTACTGCACCAACACCAATTACCATTGAAGCACGTGCATTAAAAGATAGCACGAACTTTATGATCGCCAACGGAGACAAAGACTATTTTATGGTTGGTAAGTCCGAAGATGCTGAAAAAACAACGAAAGATGTGTCGCCGTACCTGTTTAATGACGAATTTAATAAAAACGGTATTGGCAATTGGGCGTACATGCCGAATGATACAAGTTTCGGTCCGTTTTTAGATGGCGGAGATGCAATGGGCGGACGCTTCAAGGTAATGGGGGGAAATGAAAGTATATACCCGTCGGTTTGGGGTAGTAACACCAAAACTGGGTGGCATGGCGCTGCTATTTATAAGTCATTAAATCGATCAATCCAGGATTTCAGGATACGTTTTAAACTGTCTGTACGGCAATATTTAGGTATTGGTACTAGCAAATCAGTTGCTTATTTAGTGGATGAAAATAACAGAACGCAATTTAGCATTGTGTATGTCAATACAAGTGCAAATAGTAATAACTCAAAAATTGTTGTTTTTGCTTATGATGAGCATGGAAGCGCCAGAAAGATATATACACGTGACGTGCCTACCACATACAAAAAACGTAAATATATTCATCCGTTTATGTTTTTAGAAAGAAAAGGCAATAATTTGAAGGTTACTAGTTTTTTTTATGATTTATACAAAGACCCTAAACGAAAAAAACCACTCGGGAAAGATGAACGTGTGATTATTGATCGTGGTAATTTGTACCAACGTAAAGTACGCATAGCACGTTTGTATTCCGGGAAATATGCTAAATACGCTAAAAGTTTATATGCTTCTTTGCTAGGGTTTAGTATCCAAGAATTGTTACCGAACAGCGAAGATATTACGCCTATCGTAATCCGAAGTGGCGATGATATTATGATTGATACACGTCAGAAGTTAGTAACAATCAACGATGAAAACGCATTACATCTCAAAGATTTGGGTTCAAATTATCTTAATATTGATGCGGGCACATCTGAACTAGTCATATATCCACCTGAAACTTTTGACACAACAGTTAAATGGCAAGATAGATTTTTATAGGAAGGGGGGAATAACTTGATTCATGTTTTAAATTACAGTGGTCACATTATTGATTTTTTTAGCAAAGCTGATAATGCGATTATTAAAGCGATGTATAGTCGAACAGCTGATGCAGAAACGCTCAATTTGATTGTTTTGAGTTCTAAAGCAATCAACTTTAAAGAGCGTAATCGTATCTTGATTCAAGACCAGATGGATAATTATCGTGAATTTATTGTCGACCATATTGAAGATAGTGGTCAGTATACAGAAGTTGAATGTACAGCTTCTTATCTAGTCGATATTAGTACATCTAAACCAATTCCAGCTGGTCAATACGAGAAGATGACAATTAATCAAAAGTTATATGAAACGTTGCGAGATAGTGGCTGGTCTGTTGGTGATTGTGATTATGCAGGTATTAAAACAAATTCGTGGACATCCGTCAGAACGCCTTTGGAGATGATTAGTCAACTTGAAACAGCGCATGACGTTGTTGCCGATTATGAAATCATCATTGATGGCTATGAAGTGGTAAAGCGTTTAGTTAATATGCATAAACCAACGCCTTTATTTAAAGGTAAAGAAATAGTTTATGGAAAAGACTTGTTAAGTATGAAGCGCAAAGTCGACTTTTCAGAAGTGAAGACGGCACTTTTTGCTTTTGGTCCAGAAAACGAGAATGGTAAGCGTATCAGTTTGGTTGTACATGATGATGAGGCACAACAACAATTAGGGTTACCACAACGTTATATTTGGGGCTTATATGAGCCAGAAACGCAAGAAGACAATATGACTAGACAGAGACTTGAAACACTTGCTAGAACAGAACTGAATAAGCATAAATCGGCTGCGATTTCGTATGAAGTAAGTGTTGTCAACATCGAACAAGAATACCCACATGAAACAATTCGTTTTGGTGACTTGGTTAGAATTAAAAACACTGACTTCACGCCTAGTTTATATGCAGAAAGCGAAGTGATTGGCTTTGACTTAGATTTAATCAGTGGCGACTGTACTTACACATTCGGTAAAATTGTCGAGCATAAAGAAAGTGACTTACGACGCTATTTTGAAAGTAAGCTTGGTTATATACAACAAAAACTGAATGATCAATTTACAAATGTGAATACTATCGTTGCTGATATGGTTGAGGGTAAGCTTGAGTATTTCGAACGTAAGATTATCAAAGGTGTTGAACCGCCAGAAAATCCAGTTAACGATATGTTGTGGTTAGATACAAATAATCCTAAAGTCGCAGTTTTGCGTCGTTATTGGGAGGGGCAATGGATTAATGCGACGGCAGAGAAAGCTGAAGATATAGGTGGGATAACACGTGAAAAAGCACTGTATAGCGAATTAACTAATACCTTTGTTAACCTATCCATTCAACATGGCAAATTATTAAATGAAATGCATGAGGTTATTAATAGTGAATATTTAGTGGACTTTGATTTGAAAGATGAGTTAAATGCTAAACTTGACGCTACCGTGTCAGTTTATAATAACATCAAAAATAACCTAGACGGTATGACAGATGAAACTGCTACGATAGGCAAGTTAATAGATACTCAAGCATTATTTCTTACTTATAGAGAGAAATTACAAACTCTTTATAATGTAGTGGAAAATGCTAAATTATCAATCAACGAACGCTTTAAATTACTACAGTCGCAGTATACTGATAAAAAGTTTAATGACGCTATGAGTAAAGTTGCTGAAACGATAGGTGGACGTTGGGACTCGACGAATCAAACTTTAACATCTAATATCCCTGATGAAAATCGTATTAGTGAAATTACAAGTATGCTTTTGAATTCTGCTGTTGAAGGTATGCATCAATCTGTTGTAGAAGTTGGCGAAAGACTAGACAACACTATGCAAAGTTTGAATAGAAGAATAGAAGCTGAAAGTCTTGATCTAAAACGATATGCTGATGCGTCTGCATTGAATTTGAAAAATGAAGTTGATAACACGTTTAAACTAACAAAAAGTGAGTTGTCTAATTCGATAAAAGCAGTGAAAGAAGACGTTATAAATGACGTTACTAAGCCATTAAATATTCGCTTAAATACTGCTGAAAGTAACTTACAACAGCTACAAGATAGTCTACAATACACAGCTACAAAAACAGAAGTAAATCGTATGCTTAATGATCAACTACAACCATTGCAAACACAAGTCAATGAACAAAAAGCGCAATTAGATGTGTTACCTGCACAAATCAATAGTAAAGTATCGCAAACAAGTTACGACGCAGACCAAAATAATATAGTCACGCGTTTAAACAGCGCAGACACGCAACGTCAACAATTAAGTAATGCGATTAATGACCGTGTGACCATCAAAGAATATACAGATAACAAAGCTGCAACAACAAATCAAATTAATACAGCAGTGAACAATGTGCAAGTCGGCGGCAGAAATTTATTAGAAAACAGCGTAAATATCAAAAAGGCTATCAATGATACTTCGAACAATTATAATCAGTATTGGGATACTTTAATCACAAGTGCACATAGTAAATTACAGTTGGGCGAAATCATAACGATAAGTTTTGATGTGCAAATGGAACGCGGTGAAATACTAAAAGTATATGATGCTTTAACCAACTTTGATTTCAAGTTTGGAGGAACGGTATTTAAAAATATCGGCAATAAAAAACAAAGGCTATCATTCACTTTACCATTAGTATCAACAACTAAAACGGGTACATTATGGAAATTGAGTTTCTACAACAATAACAACGGAGACCGTTTTACAATTGAAAACATCAAAATAGAAAAAGGCAACAAAGCTACGGACTGGACGCCTGCGCCTGAAGATGTCAAAGCAGATATTGATGAAACAAAAGCAGAAACTAATAAAACGCTTGATGTTATGCAAACACAGATTAATCAGAATGGCACTGACATCAATGCACGTACAACTTCGGAAGAATTTAATGCGTCACGAAAAACGTTATCTCGTATTTTGGCTGAATTAACAATTAATACTACAACCGGTTTAAGTTTTAGATATGATGAAAATGGTAGCATTCAATCACATACTGTTGGACCTGATGGTATTATGTTGAGGGGTGACCGTGTCAATATCAATGTGAACAAAGATTTTCAAGTGTTAGCTGGTAATGTAAATAATAAAGTCGGTAAAGATGAAATCATTAACCGTTTAAACTTATCGCAGGAAGGTTTAGACATCAATGTAAATAATATTGGTATCAGAGGGGGGGACAGTATAAATTATATCAATATTAAAAATGATACCTTAGAATTAAATGGTCGATACGACAGAGTTTGGAGAGAAACTAGTTCAACCAATACAGTTAATACCGTTATGAAAAATGGTTATTTATCATTTTCTAATTATGAGAAGCAAACAAAATTGTCTTTTTCTGATTTTGGTATATCAACATTCTTAGACGGGTCTGGTGATGATTTAACTTCTGGTACAATCGAATTTTTCTCAACAGAATACAGCGATGTCAGAGGTTTAACTTTATTTAGTTCTGGTGTATTAGGTTTACAATCAAATCTTAACAAAGTAATGATTGATTCATATGCGTCAGTAAACATTGAAAGTAGGCAGTCGCCTATTTATTTTAGACCTTATAAACTTAATCGCCCCGGTCATAATACATTCGCATTAACGGTTTCTAATGAAACATTGGATTATAAAACAAATGGTTATATCTTATATGGCTCAGATGTTAATGGTTTTGGCTCAGGTTTGAGATTTTACAAAGCCTCATCTAATCCACGTGTTGAAGTGGTAGACGGCAGCAGCACTGGAGGTGGAAATACGACGATTGAAGCTGGTGTTGGTGAATTCAACCTAATTAAACGTCGTGCTGGAAATGGTTATATAGGTATGCAAAGTCAAGACATTCTAATTGCTGGTAGTGACTCAGATGGCGACAGATTAGCGTCTAAGGCGGTTTACAACAGAACTTATTCCTATGGCGCAAATGTTTATGTCACTACATATGGAACACTAGGACGTGCGACATCAGCAAGTAAATACAAATTAGATATTGATAACCAATATAAGACAGAAGATGAACAACTGGAACATTCGAAATCAATATTAAATTTAAACGTAAAACATTGGTTTGATAAGGCAGAATCAGAAACTTATGCGAAAGAAATAGAAGCAGGTAAAAGATTGAGTGATGACTTTTTTGTTATAAAAAGACATTCTGGATTAATTGCAGAAGACGTTGAAAATGTTGGACTTTCTGAGTTTGTAACTTATGATAGTAACGGCGAAATCGAAGGTATTCAATATGATAGATTATGGGTTCATTTAATACCTGTGATAAAACACCAACAAAAACAAATCAAACAATTGGAGGAACAAATAAATGAATCAAAATAACCAACTACAAGCAGACCCTAACAAAGTGATTAACAACTTATTAAACAGAATCGCCGAGTTAGAAAAAAACAATGCAATTTTGCTCGCACTGTATCAAGAGGAATTAGAAAACAAACAAAATACCGATGAAAATGATAGTGGTGTAAGTGAGTAACTTATACCACTATTTTTATACCAAATTTTAGGAGGTTTTATTATGGAACAAATTACAGAATTTTATTTAGTCGAGGTTAATCCGCAAGGAGAAGAAAGCCCACTTATGCGGAATTTTAGCAATGGTTTTACACGTGGCGTATCGCCCGACAATGCATTTAAATTTGAAACAGAGGACGAAGCAAAACAAGCGTGTGGCTTACAAAATATGCTTGCTAAAATCTTCAAAAACAATACGAAAACGTACTATGTTAAGCAAAGCATTGAACGTACTAAGTTTGATGAAAATGGCGAACTGTATGTTGAAAAAGATGTCGAGGAGGCTACTGAATAATGCTTGGTGCAGTTACAGTAAGCTTTACTGAAAGTGAAGCCTTTAAAACGTTTATCTATGCCGGTGAACTTAGGTTACTATATTTCTTAATGATTTTGATGGCTGTTGATATTTTCACAGGCTTAGCTAAAGCATTAAAAAAAGACAAGCTATGGAGTCGAAAATCACTGTTCGGTTACGCTCGTAAGCTGTTAATTTTTTGTATTATCGTACTTGCGAATATCATCGATCAAATTTTAGGGACTAACGGTGGAATTTTAGTAATTACAATCTTTTTCTACATTGCCAACGAAGGCTTATCCATTGTGGAAAACTGTGCTGAAATGGGCGTTTTTGTACCGCAAGAAATAGCTGAAAAATTAGCAGTTATCAAAAAAGAAAAAGGCACATCTGTCACAACTGAAATCAAAGAAGAATTTTCAAGCAAGCATTCTCGTGATCTTGAAGGTGACACAGCAGAAATGAATATCAAAATCGAGAAAAAGGACTGACTTATGTCGGTTCTTTTTTTATTGGAGGGAAATAAGTGTTAACAGCTATTGACTATTTAACTAAAAGAGGTTGGAAGATATCATCTGATCCACGCACATATGATAATTATCCTAACAATTATGGTTACCGTAACTATACAGAGAATGGCATTAATTATGATGAATTTTGTGACGGTTACCACCGTGCATTCGATTTATATACGAATACAACAAATGATGTGCCTGCAGTCACTAGTGGCACTGTGGTTGAATCTAATGACTACGGTAACTTTGGCGGTACTTTAGTGATTAAAGACGCCAACGAAAATGATTGGATATATGGTCACTTACAGCGTGGTTCATTGCGTTTTATTGTTGGCGATAAAGTCAATCAAGGTGACATTGTAGGGTTACAAGGTAGCAGTAACTATTGCGACAATCCAATGTCTGCACACATACATTTACAACTTAGACCAAAAGATTCGCCTAAAGATGAAAAATCGCAAGTGTGCAGTGGATTGCCGATGGAAAAGTACGATATTACTAACTTAAATAAAAAGCAAGATAAATCTAAAAATGGGAGCGTGAAAGAATTGAAACATATTTATTCAAATCATATTAAAGGTAATAAGATTACAGCGCCGAAGCCCAGCATTCAAGCTGTGATTATCCATAATGACTATGGAAGCATGACACCGAGTCAATACCTACCTTGGCTTTATGCACGTGAAAACAATGGTACACACGTTAATGGGTGGGCGAGCGTGTATGTCAATCGTGATGAGGTACTTTGGTATCATCCAACAGATTACGTTGAATGGCACTGTGGTAATCAATGGGCAAACGCAAATGCTATTGGTTTTGAAGTGTGTGAGTCGTATCCTGGTAGAATATCAGACAAATTATTCTTAGAAAACGAAGAAGCGACATTAAAAGTAGCTGCGGACGTGATGAAGTCGTACGGATTACCAGTTAATCGCAACACTGTACGCCTGCATAACGAATTCTTTGGTACTTCTTGTCCACATCGTTCATGGGAGTTGCATGTTGGTAAAGGAGCACCTTACACAGCTGCAAATATTAATAGAATGAAAGACTACTTCATCAAACGCATCAAACATTATTATGACGGTGGAAAGCTAGAAGTAAGCAAAGTAGAAACGGTTCAACAATCTGACGTTAAACAAGAAGTTAAGCAGCAAGAGAAAAAGCAAGTGGTTAAAAAGACTGATTGGAATAAGAATAAATACGGTACATGGTGGAAGAATGAACAAGCCACATTCAAAAATGGAAATGAAGAAATTCAAGTGTGGAAAGAAGGACCTTTCAGAATCAAGGGTAACAAAGCAGGCAAGCTTCAACCGGGTACCACTATTAATTATGATGAAGTAATGTTACAAGATGGTCACGTGTGGGTAGGTTATGATAGCTTTGAAGGTGAACGTCTGTATTTACCAGTTAGAGAGTGGAACGGCGTCGCACCGCCTAATCAGATATTAGGTGACTTATGGGGAGAAATCAGTTAATATATAATTGTGGTATTATTTCTACATACTTTATTTAACATTTCTCTCTCAAGTTGAAATTGTGAGTAGTAGGCAGGTACTTCGGTACTTGCCTATTTTTTATGTTATAATTACATGCGTATATAGTAGGAGTGGACTATATAGCCCGGCAGAGGCCGTATATCTGACTGTTGGTCTCACAGGAGACATCTTCCTTGTCATCACTCGATACACATATCTTGATAACATAGAGTTGTTACAGTCGCTACACCACCCATACTAGTTACTGGGTGGTTGTTTTTTATGTCTAAAAATCGTTATAAATGCTACAATAATGCTATACATGTAATAAAATGAGGTAATATAAATGAATGAAAAAACTGGTATAGATCAATTTATAAGAAAAGAAATTGAAAGTTTAGGCGTAAGTTACGATGAACAACAAAGCAGTAATGTTGAAATAGCGGAAGCGCTAAAAACGGCAAGTAAAAGTTTAAATGGAAAAGTAGGTAAACCAGAGTTTTTATTTTTTAGTGATGGATTTTTAGTTGTTGTTGAAGATAAAAAAGATATACATAAGCATGAAATGAAATCAGAAGGCGACGAATTAATTTTAGATTCACCAGAGATATTGAAAGATTATGCTGTTAATGGCGCAGTGCATTACGCACGACATATTATTAAACATACAAATATAATTGATAAGGTTTTTGCTGTTGGCGCATCTGGAGATGGTCATTCGAATAAAATTAGCATACATTACGTAGATAGTAAAAGCTATAAATATATTTCAGATATAAACAACTTAGAGGATTTAAAAGAAGAAAATATTGAAGAATTTTATCGTGTTTCTGTATTAGGAGAGTTACCTAAAGAAGAAAGAGAATTAATAGAAGTTAATAAAATTGCTGCAGATTTGCACGAGGATTTAAGGAACTACGGTTCGCTTGAAGGCGAAAAGAAAGCTTCTGTAGTGTCCGCAATTTTACTAGCTTTAGAAAATGAAGAAGTGATTTTTAATGTGGATAAACTACAAGGACTTCAAGGTGAGGGTGTTAAAGATGGTGAAATCCTCTTTGATGCTATTGATAAATATTTAAGAAATAAAAGTTTAATGCCTCATGCTAAAATTGGTGAATTAAAAGACAATTTCACTTTTATACAGAACGATTTGACGTTAAATAGATTAAGAGAAGATTTAGGGATGACACCATTAAGATATTTTACTATCAAGCTAAGTAATAAATTAAAGAAAAATATCAAACACTCTGATATGGATATACTAGGTAATTTTTATGGAGAATTTGTAAAATATGGAGGAAATGATGGCAATCCATTAGGTATAGTCTTAACACCTAGACATATTACAAACCTGATGTGTGAATTAATTGATATTGACGAAAACGATTATGTATTAGATCCGTGCTGTGGTTCGGGTGGTTTTTTAATAGCTGCCATGAATAGAATGTTAGGAAAAACAAGTGATGAAATTAAAAAGGCTGAAATAAAACAAAAACA
This region of Staphylococcus sp. IVB6240 genomic DNA includes:
- a CDS encoding phage tail spike protein, giving the protein MIHVLNYSGHIIDFFSKADNAIIKAMYSRTADAETLNLIVLSSKAINFKERNRILIQDQMDNYREFIVDHIEDSGQYTEVECTASYLVDISTSKPIPAGQYEKMTINQKLYETLRDSGWSVGDCDYAGIKTNSWTSVRTPLEMISQLETAHDVVADYEIIIDGYEVVKRLVNMHKPTPLFKGKEIVYGKDLLSMKRKVDFSEVKTALFAFGPENENGKRISLVVHDDEAQQQLGLPQRYIWGLYEPETQEDNMTRQRLETLARTELNKHKSAAISYEVSVVNIEQEYPHETIRFGDLVRIKNTDFTPSLYAESEVIGFDLDLISGDCTYTFGKIVEHKESDLRRYFESKLGYIQQKLNDQFTNVNTIVADMVEGKLEYFERKIIKGVEPPENPVNDMLWLDTNNPKVAVLRRYWEGQWINATAEKAEDIGGITREKALYSELTNTFVNLSIQHGKLLNEMHEVINSEYLVDFDLKDELNAKLDATVSVYNNIKNNLDGMTDETATIGKLIDTQALFLTYREKLQTLYNVVENAKLSINERFKLLQSQYTDKKFNDAMSKVAETIGGRWDSTNQTLTSNIPDENRISEITSMLLNSAVEGMHQSVVEVGERLDNTMQSLNRRIEAESLDLKRYADASALNLKNEVDNTFKLTKSELSNSIKAVKEDVINDVTKPLNIRLNTAESNLQQLQDSLQYTATKTEVNRMLNDQLQPLQTQVNEQKAQLDVLPAQINSKVSQTSYDADQNNIVTRLNSADTQRQQLSNAINDRVTIKEYTDNKAATTNQINTAVNNVQVGGRNLLENSVNIKKAINDTSNNYNQYWDTLITSAHSKLQLGEIITISFDVQMERGEILKVYDALTNFDFKFGGTVFKNIGNKKQRLSFTLPLVSTTKTGTLWKLSFYNNNNGDRFTIENIKIEKGNKATDWTPAPEDVKADIDETKAETNKTLDVMQTQINQNGTDINARTTSEEFNASRKTLSRILAELTINTTTGLSFRYDENGSIQSHTVGPDGIMLRGDRVNINVNKDFQVLAGNVNNKVGKDEIINRLNLSQEGLDINVNNIGIRGGDSINYINIKNDTLELNGRYDRVWRETSSTNTVNTVMKNGYLSFSNYEKQTKLSFSDFGISTFLDGSGDDLTSGTIEFFSTEYSDVRGLTLFSSGVLGLQSNLNKVMIDSYASVNIESRQSPIYFRPYKLNRPGHNTFALTVSNETLDYKTNGYILYGSDVNGFGSGLRFYKASSNPRVEVVDGSSTGGGNTTIEAGVGEFNLIKRRAGNGYIGMQSQDILIAGSDSDGDRLASKAVYNRTYSYGANVYVTTYGTLGRATSASKYKLDIDNQYKTEDEQLEHSKSILNLNVKHWFDKAESETYAKEIEAGKRLSDDFFVIKRHSGLIAEDVENVGLSEFVTYDSNGEIEGIQYDRLWVHLIPVIKHQQKQIKQLEEQINESK
- a CDS encoding SH3 domain-containing protein; amino-acid sequence: MLTAIDYLTKRGWKISSDPRTYDNYPNNYGYRNYTENGINYDEFCDGYHRAFDLYTNTTNDVPAVTSGTVVESNDYGNFGGTLVIKDANENDWIYGHLQRGSLRFIVGDKVNQGDIVGLQGSSNYCDNPMSAHIHLQLRPKDSPKDEKSQVCSGLPMEKYDITNLNKKQDKSKNGSVKELKHIYSNHIKGNKITAPKPSIQAVIIHNDYGSMTPSQYLPWLYARENNGTHVNGWASVYVNRDEVLWYHPTDYVEWHCGNQWANANAIGFEVCESYPGRISDKLFLENEEATLKVAADVMKSYGLPVNRNTVRLHNEFFGTSCPHRSWELHVGKGAPYTAANINRMKDYFIKRIKHYYDGGKLEVSKVETVQQSDVKQEVKQQEKKQVVKKTDWNKNKYGTWWKNEQATFKNGNEEIQVWKEGPFRIKGNKAGKLQPGTTINYDEVMLQDGHVWVGYDSFEGERLYLPVREWNGVAPPNQILGDLWGEIS
- a CDS encoding phage holin family protein, which codes for MLGAVTVSFTESEAFKTFIYAGELRLLYFLMILMAVDIFTGLAKALKKDKLWSRKSLFGYARKLLIFCIIVLANIIDQILGTNGGILVITIFFYIANEGLSIVENCAEMGVFVPQEIAEKLAVIKKEKGTSVTTEIKEEFSSKHSRDLEGDTAEMNIKIEKKD
- a CDS encoding SAM-dependent methyltransferase — its product is MNEKTGIDQFIRKEIESLGVSYDEQQSSNVEIAEALKTASKSLNGKVGKPEFLFFSDGFLVVVEDKKDIHKHEMKSEGDELILDSPEILKDYAVNGAVHYARHIIKHTNIIDKVFAVGASGDGHSNKISIHYVDSKSYKYISDINNLEDLKEENIEEFYRVSVLGELPKEERELIEVNKIAADLHEDLRNYGSLEGEKKASVVSAILLALENEEVIFNVDKLQGLQGEGVKDGEILFDAIDKYLRNKSLMPHAKIGELKDNFTFIQNDLTLNRLREDLGMTPLRYFTIKLSNKLKKNIKHSDMDILGNFYGEFVKYGGNDGNPLGIVLTPRHITNLMCELIDIDENDYVLDPCCGSGGFLIAAMNRMLGKTSDEIKKAEIKQKQLHGIELQQKLFAIATTNMILRGDGKSNLKRDDIFHVEKGLYKTQITKALINPPYSQAKTKNLSHLSEISFINETLSLMKKDAKLAAIVPQSTMIGKTKNDKDYKREILEKHSLETVITLNKDTFYGVGVNPCIAIFTAGIPQDNKKRVNFVNFSDDGYIVRKHVGLVGDGTEKSKKDYLLNVLNDYEDADTNFLVKSPITWEDEWLHSFFYYNEEIPTDEDFEKTIADYLSFEFDMKLHGRGYLFDDEDETE
- a CDS encoding phage tail family protein, which codes for MTNETIIVNDKRIDWLIVERGFEIPSFHFVTGVENVPGRAGTVKKFRELEGYEFELPLIVRNDYLAGRKTHDEILNEIVKFFDYDEAVKLQLSKKDWYWYAYFDGPIELATNTQGIVSFKIKVILTDPYKYSGKVYTNTAISDSVSVVNLGTAPTPITIEARALKDSTNFMIANGDKDYFMVGKSEDAEKTTKDVSPYLFNDEFNKNGIGNWAYMPNDTSFGPFLDGGDAMGGRFKVMGGNESIYPSVWGSNTKTGWHGAAIYKSLNRSIQDFRIRFKLSVRQYLGIGTSKSVAYLVDENNRTQFSIVYVNTSANSNNSKIVVFAYDEHGSARKIYTRDVPTTYKKRKYIHPFMFLERKGNNLKVTSFFYDLYKDPKRKKPLGKDERVIIDRGNLYQRKVRIARLYSGKYAKYAKSLYASLLGFSIQELLPNSEDITPIVIRSGDDIMIDTRQKLVTINDENALHLKDLGSNYLNIDAGTSELVIYPPETFDTTVKWQDRFL